Proteins encoded within one genomic window of Citricoccus muralis:
- the pyk gene encoding pyruvate kinase: protein MRHAKIVATFGPATQGYDTTRALLEAGVDVARLNMSHGDHAVHEETYATVRQASEDLKRPVAIFADLQGPKIRLGRFAQGPHVLAPGDRFTITVRDIQGDQKICSTTFKGLPGDVEVGDLLLVDDGKVTLRAVEVTDDSVVTETVVGGAVSDNKGINLPGVAVNVPALSEKDEDDLRWALRTGVDMVALSFVRDAADITRVHEIMAEEGRKVPVIAKLEKPQAVEHLREIVDAFDAIMVARGDLGVELPLQEVPLVQKEAIELARRWAKPVIVATQVLESMIDNPRPTRAEASDCANAVLDGADAVMLSGETSVGKYPIETVRTMAEIIESTETHGLERIQPLGSRPKTRGGAITRAAVDIADRLDVPFLACFTQSGDSARRLSRLRPRQMVYAFTHVRHTHNILCLSWGVTPRIVPFVDSTDKMTAQVDRELLKEGLADLNDLVVIAAGSPPGQAGSTNILKVHRIGDLTDLNNTRVDPETIAEPVEPPYREPLGVWPERSPL from the coding sequence ATGAGACACGCGAAGATCGTTGCCACATTTGGACCAGCCACCCAGGGCTATGACACCACCCGAGCGTTGCTCGAAGCCGGGGTCGACGTCGCCCGGTTGAACATGAGCCACGGTGACCACGCCGTGCATGAGGAAACCTACGCCACCGTGCGTCAGGCATCGGAGGATCTGAAGCGTCCTGTAGCGATTTTCGCGGACCTGCAGGGCCCGAAGATCCGGTTGGGCCGTTTCGCCCAGGGGCCACACGTGCTGGCACCAGGGGATCGGTTCACGATCACGGTCCGCGATATCCAGGGTGACCAAAAAATCTGCTCCACCACCTTCAAGGGCCTGCCCGGCGACGTCGAAGTGGGCGACCTGTTGCTCGTCGACGACGGCAAGGTCACCCTACGCGCCGTCGAGGTCACGGACGATTCTGTCGTCACCGAGACCGTGGTCGGTGGTGCGGTATCCGACAACAAGGGCATCAACCTGCCCGGTGTCGCCGTGAACGTGCCGGCGCTAAGCGAGAAAGACGAAGACGATCTCCGCTGGGCGCTGCGCACCGGCGTGGACATGGTCGCTCTCTCGTTCGTCCGCGACGCCGCCGATATCACCCGGGTGCACGAAATCATGGCTGAAGAGGGCCGCAAGGTACCGGTCATCGCCAAACTCGAGAAGCCTCAAGCCGTGGAGCACCTGCGCGAGATCGTGGACGCGTTCGACGCGATCATGGTGGCCCGCGGCGATCTCGGCGTCGAGCTGCCCCTCCAGGAAGTGCCGCTGGTCCAAAAGGAAGCCATTGAGCTGGCTCGCCGCTGGGCCAAGCCGGTCATCGTGGCCACCCAGGTGCTGGAGTCGATGATCGACAACCCGCGTCCCACCCGCGCCGAGGCCTCCGACTGCGCCAACGCGGTGCTCGACGGCGCCGACGCTGTCATGCTCTCGGGCGAGACCTCGGTGGGGAAGTATCCGATCGAGACCGTACGCACCATGGCGGAGATCATCGAATCCACTGAGACCCACGGGCTCGAGCGCATCCAGCCGCTGGGCTCACGGCCGAAGACGCGCGGCGGTGCCATTACCCGCGCCGCCGTCGACATTGCCGACCGCCTCGACGTGCCGTTCCTGGCGTGCTTCACCCAGTCCGGAGATTCCGCACGTCGTCTGTCCCGCCTGCGCCCGCGTCAGATGGTGTACGCCTTCACCCATGTCCGCCACACCCACAACATCCTGTGCCTGTCGTGGGGTGTGACGCCGCGGATCGTTCCCTTCGTGGATTCCACCGACAAGATGACGGCGCAGGTCGATCGCGAACTACTCAAGGAGGGGCTCGCCGATCTCAACGATCTGGTCGTGATCGCGGCAGGTTCGCCTCCCGGACAGGCCGGTTCCACCAACATTCTGAAGGTGCACCGCATCGGCGACCTGACCGATCTCAATAACACGCGAGTCGATCCCGAAACCATTGCCGAACCGGTTGAGCCGCCGTATCGCGAACCACTAGGTGTTTGGCCGGAGCGTTCCCCGCTCTGA
- a CDS encoding ANTAR domain-containing response regulator, with amino-acid sequence MSEQNSFDQVAAEHDVSGEAPAKLRVLVAEDETIIRLDIVETLQSQGYDVVGQTDNGQKAVELAETLSPDLILMDISMPIMDGLSATALISEQKIAPVVMLTAFSQRDLIEQAREAGVMAYLVKPFSEKDLVPAIELAVARFDELRALEAEVTDLNERFATRKLVDRAKNLLMTSLEITEPEAFRWIQKTSMDRRLTMREVAQTVVDQMGE; translated from the coding sequence ATGTCCGAACAGAATTCTTTTGACCAGGTCGCCGCGGAGCACGACGTGTCGGGCGAGGCCCCAGCGAAACTTCGAGTACTCGTTGCCGAGGATGAGACCATCATCCGTCTGGACATCGTAGAGACCCTGCAATCACAGGGCTACGACGTCGTCGGGCAGACCGACAACGGCCAGAAAGCCGTTGAGCTGGCAGAGACGCTCTCCCCCGACCTCATCCTGATGGACATTTCGATGCCGATCATGGACGGGCTTTCTGCCACCGCACTGATCTCTGAGCAGAAAATCGCCCCGGTCGTGATGTTGACGGCGTTCAGCCAGCGCGACCTGATCGAGCAAGCGCGTGAGGCCGGCGTCATGGCGTACCTTGTGAAGCCCTTCAGCGAGAAGGATCTGGTTCCCGCCATCGAGCTTGCCGTGGCGCGTTTCGACGAGCTACGTGCATTAGAAGCCGAAGTCACCGACCTGAACGAGCGTTTTGCGACGCGGAAGCTCGTTGACCGTGCGAAGAACCTGCTGATGACATCCTTGGAAATCACCGAGCCCGAGGCATTCCGCTGGATTCAGAAGACCTCTATGGACCGCCGTCTCACTATGCGTGAAGTCGCACAGACCGTCGTCGACCAGATGGGGGAGTAA